One window from the genome of [Clostridium] celerecrescens 18A encodes:
- the uvrA gene encoding excinuclease ABC subunit UvrA: MAKQYIKIRGANEHNLKNISVDIPRNELVVLTGLSGSGKSSLAFDTIYAEGQRRYMESLSSYARQFLGQMEKPDVESIEGLSPAISIDQKSTNRNPRSTVGTVTEIYDYMRLLYARIGIPHCPKCGREIRKQTIDQMVDQIMELPERTKIQLLAPVVRGRKGEHAKVLEHSRRSGYVRVRIDGSLYELSEEIKLDKNIKHTIEVVVDRLAIREGIEKRLTDSIETVLDLAGGLMTVDVVDGQPINFSQSFSCPDCGISIDEVEPRSFSFNNPFGACPDCFGLGYKMEFDEDLMIPDKSLSIDQGAIVVLGWQSCTDKGSYTRAVLEALAKEYKFRLDTPFEDYPKEIHDVLINGTNGKEVKVHYKGQRGEGIYDVAFEGLVQNVARRYRETYSESSKAEYESFMRITPCPSCGGMRLKKESLAVTVGDKNIYEATNMSIVKFRNFMDEMELTPMQHAIGDLILKEIRARISFLIDVGLDYLTLTRATGTLSGGEAQRIRLATQIGSGLVGVAYILDEPSIGLHQRDNDKLLKTLLHLRDLGNSVIVVEHDEDTMMAADYIVDIGPGAGEHGGNVVATGNAKQIMKNKDSITGAYLSGRIQIPIPRERRQPTGYLTVKGAAENNLKNIDVTFPLGVMTCVTGVSGSGKSSLVNEILYKSLAKKLNRARIIPGKHKAIEGTEQLDKIIAIDQSPIGRTPRSNPATYTGVFDLIRDLFASTSDAKAKGYSKGRFSFNVKGGRCEACSGDGIIKIEMHFLPDVYVPCEVCSGKRYNRETLDVKYKGKNIYDVLNMTVEEALKFFENVPSIARKIATLNDVGLSYIRLGQPSTELSGGEAQRIKLATELSKRGTGKTIYILDEPTTGLHFADVHKLIEILRKLSEGGNTVVVIEHNLDVIKTADYLIDIGPEGGEKGGTIIAQGTPEEVAECPSSYTGYYVKRYLE, translated from the coding sequence ATGGCAAAACAGTATATCAAGATAAGAGGTGCCAATGAGCACAACTTAAAGAACATTTCCGTGGATATTCCAAGAAATGAGCTGGTTGTCTTAACCGGTCTCAGCGGTTCGGGAAAGTCTTCCCTGGCTTTTGATACCATCTATGCCGAAGGGCAGAGACGATATATGGAGTCTCTTTCCTCCTATGCCCGGCAGTTCTTAGGGCAGATGGAAAAACCGGATGTGGAAAGCATCGAGGGACTTTCACCGGCCATTTCCATTGACCAGAAGTCTACCAACCGCAACCCCCGTTCCACGGTGGGCACAGTTACAGAGATTTATGATTATATGAGGCTTTTGTACGCCAGAATCGGCATTCCTCACTGTCCCAAGTGCGGGCGGGAGATCCGCAAGCAGACCATTGATCAGATGGTGGATCAGATCATGGAGCTGCCGGAGCGGACGAAGATCCAGCTTCTGGCCCCTGTTGTCCGTGGACGGAAGGGGGAGCATGCCAAGGTTTTGGAGCACTCCCGGAGAAGTGGATACGTAAGAGTTCGAATTGACGGAAGTCTATATGAGCTTTCCGAGGAAATCAAGCTGGATAAGAATATCAAACACACCATTGAAGTGGTAGTGGACCGTCTTGCGATTCGGGAAGGTATCGAAAAGCGTCTGACTGACTCCATAGAGACAGTTCTTGATCTGGCAGGCGGACTGATGACTGTGGATGTAGTGGATGGACAACCTATAAATTTCAGCCAGAGCTTTTCCTGTCCGGACTGCGGTATCAGCATTGATGAGGTGGAGCCAAGAAGCTTTTCCTTTAACAATCCTTTCGGTGCCTGCCCGGATTGTTTTGGACTTGGATATAAGATGGAATTTGACGAGGATCTGATGATTCCGGATAAGAGCCTAAGCATTGACCAGGGAGCCATTGTGGTGCTGGGCTGGCAGTCCTGCACGGATAAGGGAAGCTATACCCGGGCTGTTTTGGAGGCCCTTGCAAAAGAATATAAATTCCGGCTGGATACTCCTTTTGAGGATTATCCAAAGGAAATCCATGATGTTCTCATCAATGGAACCAATGGAAAGGAAGTTAAGGTTCATTATAAGGGACAGCGGGGAGAGGGCATTTATGACGTGGCATTTGAAGGCCTTGTACAAAATGTTGCCCGGAGATACCGGGAGACTTACTCCGAGTCTTCTAAGGCGGAGTATGAATCCTTTATGCGTATCACTCCATGTCCTTCCTGCGGCGGCATGAGACTTAAGAAGGAGTCCCTGGCTGTAACAGTAGGGGATAAGAATATTTATGAAGCTACCAATATGTCCATTGTTAAGTTCCGGAATTTTATGGATGAGATGGAGCTGACCCCTATGCAGCACGCCATTGGAGACCTGATTTTAAAGGAAATACGAGCCAGAATTTCGTTCCTCATTGATGTTGGACTTGACTATCTGACCCTGACCCGTGCTACCGGAACCTTATCCGGCGGTGAAGCTCAGAGAATCCGTCTGGCGACCCAGATCGGATCCGGGCTGGTAGGAGTTGCTTACATTCTGGACGAGCCAAGCATCGGACTTCATCAGCGGGATAATGATAAATTATTAAAGACCCTTCTGCACCTTCGGGATCTGGGAAACAGCGTGATCGTTGTGGAGCATGATGAGGATACCATGATGGCTGCAGATTACATTGTGGATATCGGCCCTGGAGCCGGAGAACACGGCGGAAATGTGGTGGCTACGGGGAATGCCAAGCAGATCATGAAGAATAAGGATTCTATTACAGGCGCGTACTTAAGCGGGCGGATTCAAATCCCGATACCCAGGGAGAGAAGACAGCCTACCGGTTATCTGACCGTGAAGGGAGCTGCGGAGAACAATTTAAAAAATATTGACGTGACATTCCCGCTGGGAGTCATGACCTGCGTGACCGGTGTATCCGGTTCCGGAAAGAGTTCTCTGGTCAACGAGATCCTTTATAAATCACTGGCGAAAAAATTAAACCGTGCCAGGATCATTCCGGGAAAACATAAGGCAATCGAGGGAACGGAGCAGCTGGATAAGATCATTGCTATCGACCAGTCCCCTATTGGACGGACGCCAAGGTCCAATCCGGCAACTTATACGGGTGTATTTGATTTGATCCGCGACTTATTTGCTTCCACCTCAGATGCAAAGGCAAAGGGATATTCCAAGGGACGTTTCAGCTTTAATGTAAAAGGCGGACGATGTGAAGCCTGCAGCGGCGATGGAATTATTAAAATCGAGATGCATTTCCTTCCGGATGTCTATGTTCCCTGCGAGGTCTGCAGCGGAAAGCGGTATAACCGAGAAACATTGGATGTAAAATACAAAGGAAAAAATATTTATGACGTCTTAAACATGACGGTAGAGGAAGCACTGAAATTTTTTGAAAATGTTCCTTCTATTGCAAGAAAGATCGCCACGCTTAATGATGTGGGACTTTCCTATATCAGGCTTGGGCAGCCGTCAACGGAGCTTTCCGGAGGTGAAGCCCAGAGAATCAAACTGGCTACAGAACTTAGCAAGCGAGGTACCGGAAAGACTATTTACATTCTGGACGAGCCTACGACCGGCCTTCATTTTGCGGATGTCCATAAGCTGATCGAGATTTTACGTAAGCTTTCGGAAGGCGGCAATACGGTGGTTGTTATTGAACACAATCTGGATGTAATCAAGACTGCGGATTACCTCATTGACATCGGACCGGAGGGCGGCGAAAAAGGCGGTACGATTATTGCCCAGGGTACGCCGGAAGAGGTTGCAGAATGTCCTTCCTCATACACAGGATATTATGTAAAAAGGTATTTGGAATAG
- the guaA gene encoding glutamine-hydrolyzing GMP synthase, translating into MEREMIIVLDFGGQYNQLIARRVRECNVYCEVHPYTLSLVKIKEMNPKGIIFTGGPNSVYKEDSPLCSKEIFDMGIPILGICYGTQVMAYMLGGEVATAPVSEFGKTEVDVETDSKILENISSKTVCWMSHTDYVEKAPEGFHVTAHTPVCPVAGMECEERGLYAVQFHPEVMHTQEGTKMLSNFIYNVCKCSGDWKMDSFVEASIETIREKVGDGKVLCALSGGVDSSVAAVMLAKAVGKQLTCVFVDHGLLRKNEGDEVEAVFGPDGPYDLNFIRVNAQERFYGKLAGVEDPETKRKIIGEEFIRVFEEEAKKIGTVDFFVQGTIYPDVIESGLGKSAVIKSHHNVGGLPEHVDFKEIIEPLRLLFKDEVRRAGLELGIPEYLVYRQPFPGPGLGVRIIGAITPEKVRIVQEADAIYREEIAKAGVDKGLGQYFAALTNMRSVGCMGDERTYDYAIALRAVLTSDFMTAESAELPWEVLGTVTRRIVNEVKGVNRVLYDCTGKPPATIEFE; encoded by the coding sequence GTGGAGAGAGAAATGATTATCGTTCTGGATTTCGGTGGACAATACAACCAGTTGATTGCCAGAAGAGTCAGAGAATGCAATGTTTACTGTGAGGTTCATCCCTACACACTGTCACTGGTTAAGATTAAGGAAATGAATCCAAAAGGAATCATTTTTACAGGCGGTCCAAACAGCGTATATAAGGAGGATTCCCCACTCTGTTCAAAGGAAATCTTTGATATGGGAATACCGATCCTGGGAATCTGCTACGGCACCCAGGTTATGGCATATATGCTGGGCGGCGAAGTTGCCACAGCACCTGTCAGTGAATTCGGAAAGACAGAAGTCGACGTGGAGACTGACAGTAAAATTTTAGAAAATATAAGTTCTAAGACGGTCTGCTGGATGAGTCATACAGATTACGTAGAGAAAGCGCCGGAAGGGTTCCATGTTACAGCACATACACCGGTATGCCCGGTTGCTGGTATGGAATGCGAAGAACGCGGTCTTTATGCAGTACAGTTCCATCCTGAGGTGATGCATACCCAGGAAGGCACTAAGATGCTTTCCAATTTTATTTATAATGTCTGCAAGTGTTCCGGTGACTGGAAGATGGATTCTTTTGTGGAGGCTTCCATTGAGACCATCAGAGAAAAGGTTGGAGACGGCAAGGTACTTTGCGCCTTATCCGGCGGAGTAGACTCTTCCGTAGCTGCAGTTATGCTGGCCAAAGCTGTAGGAAAACAGCTTACCTGCGTATTTGTTGACCACGGTCTTCTTCGTAAGAACGAGGGTGATGAGGTTGAGGCCGTATTTGGACCTGATGGACCTTACGACTTGAATTTTATCCGAGTTAACGCACAGGAACGCTTCTATGGCAAGCTGGCAGGAGTGGAAGATCCTGAGACAAAGCGCAAGATCATTGGCGAGGAATTTATCCGCGTATTTGAAGAAGAAGCTAAGAAGATCGGAACAGTGGATTTCTTTGTGCAGGGAACCATTTATCCTGACGTGATCGAGTCCGGTCTTGGAAAGTCTGCTGTGATCAAATCCCATCACAATGTGGGAGGACTTCCTGAGCATGTGGATTTTAAAGAGATCATTGAACCTTTGAGACTTCTGTTTAAGGATGAAGTGAGAAGAGCAGGTCTGGAGCTTGGGATTCCGGAATACCTGGTTTACCGTCAGCCATTCCCAGGTCCAGGACTCGGTGTCCGTATCATTGGTGCAATTACTCCTGAGAAGGTAAGAATCGTACAGGAGGCTGATGCGATCTATAGAGAAGAGATTGCTAAGGCTGGTGTTGATAAGGGACTGGGACAGTACTTTGCAGCACTTACCAATATGCGTTCTGTTGGCTGCATGGGAGATGAAAGAACCTATGATTATGCCATTGCATTAAGAGCGGTGCTTACCTCTGACTTTATGACGGCTGAATCTGCGGAACTGCCTTGGGAGGTTTTGGGAACAGTGACCAGACGGATCGTGAATGAAGTGAAGGGCGTGAACCGGGTGCTTTATGATTGCACGGGGAAACCGCCGGCTACAATTGAGTTTGAATAA